The segment taaagacatttttataaatatatatattgtgatATTTAAAATTCCATTAGGGATGTCtggaacagttttatttattttaacgaTATATATAAAACTTATGCAAGTTTCTTCCAGTAAAAATGTAGTATTCAGTGTTCACAATGATCTTTCTGGATGGGCAGAGTGATTTTGTTGATACTTGGAGTTGAACGTCTGATACAGATGAGTGGGAAAAATGACTCAACCTAAATGATATTCGAGATAACCTAAATGTTCATCGTACAAAGGAAGAATTATCTGCTAGATAtccaaatattatttataattattcaTTTACTTTACAAGGAAGAATTTAAAAGGGCTTCTgtatcagtctttttttaaattgtattgtAATTGTGAGCCCCCCTCCCTAACATATATCTTTCTGTTAAACACGTATACAATCTAAACTGGTTTAATTTTAGATATCtatgtgcaaaaataaatgtgcatgtttttcaatgtttatggctaaatattttgtataatttttgaCTTGCAATCTTTATTATTATGTTAAGTTCATTAAGAAAGCTTGTGATAAAATTtgcaatgtaaataaaatagttgTAGCCTCTATGTAAAATCTGCCTCAAAAAGGTGATACGATGGGAGACTGGACTCAAATTGCTCTTCCTTTGGGAAACTGGCCTGCTGGAGAAAATGTCAGCAGACCACACAGCCAACATGGAATATAATCTGGGTGTTCAGATTACACACTGCCATCATATATGTCACATAAAACATTATACCTGTATTTCCCCAGCGATATATTGAatgttaaaacagtttaattcctTTTGGTTTTGCCTATAATTATAGCAGAAAACTCTTATTCTAATCATTTTTCAATTGGCATAGTGTTCTATCTTAGAAGATCTGCAAAACCACGAATGCCAAAGTTGTATCTGACAGAGTTTTCCTTCCTCACAGAACCACTGCACAGGAAATTAACAATACAGGCTTTTCTAACCTCACGTGTCAACATTTGTTGACTATTTGCATAACCCTATCAAACAACGATGGAGCTGAGCTTCTCTCCATCTGCTTTGAACAACAAATAGAGTGCATGGGCAGGAGCTAACACTAGATGTTTTTACCAGGCCTAAAGCATGCAAAATTAAACCATTAGGCCAACAAAATTCACAGTTAAATAATCATTTGTCAACTAATGAATGACAATgacacaactttattttttaagacacATGCTGAATTAGAGGCTCATATAATTCTTTTTGAAACGTGTCCAAGAAAGAAAGAcattatacataaaaaatatgatAGAAAGTTGACTTTGGATAACCCAGGGACAATGAGAAAAAATTGATTTAGCAAAACAATTAGGGTAAGCCTTTAAGCATATATAAAAATGCATCGATtacccttgttttttttttcaaggggCCTATATAAAAGCAGGGCTGGGTCCCCTCAATGCAGCAGGCTTTACAGCTTTGTAATTGTTTCACTGAGAGGGCTGAGGGTGCTCAGTTTTACAACCACACCACACGTGGCATCTCTGCCGATGactaatttgtctttaaatgctATATAGTGGTACTTCCTCTTCATGATGCCTCTGAAGAGATCCACGATCTGAAATAAGCCTATCCCAAATAGGTCAGGGGATTCCCAGTCCTATTTCAGGAAAATGATGATTTCTGCTGGCACACAGGATGACctaatatttagaaaaataatcatCTAAGTTTGCAGTTGAGTTGGTTTGTTCGAGGCACTTGTAGAATGGTCATTATTTACATGTTTGGACAAATAATTTGGATATTCAATCAACTATTATACTGAGGCCAAAAGCAGCTCACCCACGTTTAATATTCCCTGAGTTCAGCCTCTCAGGTTAGTCTCTCGTTGCCAGAGTTCATCTGTTTTGGTGGCTTGTTTATGGAAATATGAGTTTCTCAATATTTTTAGATTACTTTTAGGTTGTCGGTGTTTGGACTTTCCTTGTTTTCTAAAAGcactacaaagtaaaaaaaaaaagtaattaaagcaAACTTGACAGCTTTAAATGACGACACAAGCAGCTTTAATTGAGGTCGAGCTTTTCCTTGTGATTGGTGGCGCCGAGGGGCTTCAGGAAACACTCTGGAGCCTGAAAGACCATATTTAGGTGAAATTTATCCAAATAGGCACCGCGCGCGGCTACTGGCTGACAGCGACAGCGTGTGATCTGAGATTACCATATATGGGCAAAGCCAGACTGCGCGAGCGCCCCGGCCGCTTCCGTGTTTGTGTGATCAGGGAGGGCAGCGCACACAGCCAGAGGAGCGGCTCTGTCTCCACCGTTTCATTCATACGGAAGAGTAACGACGAGCAAAAGGCCAGCAGGGAAAATGCCGCTCGAACCGAGTAAGTGTGGGCGTTTTAATGTCGAAACGGCGgcgttaaaaaaaagcaaagagagCCCATGGTTCGGGCGAAACTAGTCAGCAAATCCGACTAGTCGTCCAGGTAGTCTGCAGCTAGCTAGCCTCGCCCATTGCTAAGGGATTTGATTCCGCCCGTGGAAAAAAACGAAAATTCTTACATTCAAGGGATTCTACCTGCTAAAACATGaagctgtgaaacaaaaacatcttatgTCGCTGATTGCGGCCATTAAGAGGCTGTTGTGGTTCAGTGTTAGCTCGCCGAGGTAACTCAGGAAATAGTTGCGTTCGCGTCGCATTGTTGTGACATGTCCAGACAGACGGAGGCTGTCAGGCGAGGTGGAGCTGCTGCATGTCGTTCACTTCTTCTTTTACAGCCGAGGCTACAAGCTGTGAGCTTCAAAAGCAACACTGCAACGAGCAGGAGTGaagttcacatttgtttttgacataaaatggtgtgtgtggggggaggggagggtggAAAAACTGATTGTATGGTTGGAAATGGCCCTGTGTGGTTGTCATATTTGACacatattaatgttttttagcTGTCATTTGATGTAATCCTTCTAGTGGAATTGTCTAAACTGCACAGATTTAGTCAGATTTATGTACATCCAGAGTGATGAATCATAATTGCATAATGTTTGAGGAAAATGTACCATACAGAAGGGCCTTAATGGTAATAAttcactttaaatgtttattattcacagcctcattttattttaccttacTTCTGAAATTAGCAAGGtaatttcttttctgttcttgttAAAGAGATGAAAGTTAGAAATCCCAATTTTTGATGAACTTAGTTAAGCATTAATTAATTAGTTAAGCATTTGAGCACTTCAGTTATTGCAATGACATCTCATTACAATCAGTTTTATGTATGTGAGGGACATCTAGGCTCTAGATCTAGTCCCCTTTGGACAGATGTCACTGAGGTCCAAGTTCATGTGTTCACCACTGCAACAAGTCCTCAGGATGAAGAGCTGGACGATGCACATGACCTCatcttgctttttattttgtatttgtaacAGAATATGGTGAAGTGGTTCAGGCTCATGTTGCAAAGTGTACATActgttattttctgtctgtgaagTGGTTTAGTGTTGACTCTGATTTAGATTTTACTGAGTACATTTGTCTCattgtgacttttttgttttgttttggttttagaaCATGTATTCGCCAGTCTCCCTCAGATGGAGAGGGGTGTTGCAAAGGTGATTGGTGGAGATCCTAAAGGAAACAACTTCCTCTACACCAATGGGAAGTGTGTCATCATCAGGAACATcgaagtaatttatttatttatttaaacttttgctAACTaatgttgctgcttttctttctctcttctgGCTCttatttagtctgtttttcATCATGACGCTTTACTGATTCGGCTAAATTGCACAATAAAGTGAAATACTAAGAAGCTTAACTTGACTGGCTTTGGGTGAGGTCTTTGCCCGTCTAGCTATGCAGCTCACCGAAACCCCACTAGCACAGAGTTTGCTCACGTTTAGgcacgttttttttcccctcagcgATGTTGCACActgataaactaaacaaagcaCAGCTGAAAGGTTGTTCCTTAAATGTACCTGAGAGTGGCTCTGAAAGGTTCAAATACATAgatgttcattttaatattttcttcctTATTGGTAGGTTTGATTGAAATGTCACTTTGCCTTTCATAGATTTATTAAAGAATTTGGCAAATCAAACCTGTTATCTTGTCTCTCCTCTATTAAAGAATCCGGCCATTGCAGACATTTACACCGAGCATCCTCATCAAGTTACTGTCGCCAAGTACGCCCCCAGCGGATTCTACATTGCATCTGGAGGTAGAAGACTTGTCTGATCCAAATGTATGCTCGGCACTGGACTGTTGGTATTTAATTTGGATAATTCTTATCGAACCCTTTAGATGTGTCGGGAAAGATCCGTATCTGGGACACCACCCAGAAGGAGCACATCCTCAAGTACGAGTACACCCCCATTTCAGGGAAGGTCAAGGACATCGCGTGGACAGAGGACAGCAAGAGGATGGCTGTTGTTGGCGACGGACGAGAAAAGTAAGAGTCAGAGCTCTTAATTGTTTTCCAAATGGTTACTTTAGTTAAATGAACCTGAACTGCATTTACATTTGATATCCTTTCATGAGGTACTCCGCTTACTGTGATTCGTCGTGTTTTATTTGCTCTAGATGTTTATTTACAATACAGTCCTTTCATTGTCAGTTGTCGTCATGTCATATCGTTGTGTAAAATCTAGTCTTCCAGACAATAAGCTTGTTGACACTTGAACCAAAAGCCAGAAAAACTGAGAGCCCTTGTGTCTCATTACAGGTTTGGTTCTGTGTTCCTGTGGGACTCTGGCTCATCGGTGGGAGAGCTCTCTGGGCATTCAAAATTAATCAACAGCGTCGACATCAGACAGAAACGCCCATATCGCCTTGCTCTCGCCAGTGACGACGCCAGTGCATCCTTCTTTGAGGGACCCCCATTCAAGTTCAAATTCACATTAGGGGTGAGTTGAACTGCGTAAATGTGTTTAACTACAGTCTGTGGACCtggttgctttttttcccactgtAGTAAATCCCACAGACCTTCTAAAGgctgaattacatttttttttattggtaacAAAAAAATTAGCCTTCAGTAAATGCAGACATTAATCTTACTTTCACCAATTTTGAGCTGATGGCCTTTTAATACCTGTAAGTCATCTCATATCCGCTGCACCCTGATCGTTCTTAACAGCGTTGCCTTGTTTCGATGTTATTTAATTAGTTCCCTATTAATTGTTCGAGATGCTGTGAGCCAAACGCCTAAAAGCAGGCCTTTTCTTCTAAATGTGTGATTTGCGAGCTCAAAGTGTCAAGTTTGAAAAGAAATTTATAACTGCATTTTGAATCAATCATATTTTCTGGCTTCAAATGCCAGAGGCTGCCTATATCATGAATGCATGCTGGGTTTTGCTCAGCACTTTTTGCAGTGTTCATCAATTTCaatcatccccccccccctctctctctgtatGTTATTGAACCTAACTTTAGTTAGCTGTTAGTCTAAAATGAGGAAGGACAGAGTTTCTGTCTGTCATGCATTCATTGGAGCCTCAAATTTTTCCATTAATGTTTTATAGGAGCAGCAAATGAGAACACGAATGTGCTTATGTCTTCTTGCAGCAGATTATCTATCCAAGCccttctagaaaaaaaaattgtgtaatGAGAATCCTGTGGGAAACACTCTACTACATGTCTATCAATTTGACCTGTATTATTAGTAGGCTCTTCttacttattaaaaaaagtcaaaggcTTCTAATTGGAAATTTCTAACAGATTGTTTATGTTCTGACTTTTAATAGTTATTGTAAGAATAGTAAAACCTCTAATATTGACTGTTGAGGGTATGCCCAGGCGTGTTGTctactgtaaataaacattaCAGAGAAACTGATGTTGGCATGAATTGCATTGTGGATAATTTCTGGTAACTTCCCTTTTCTGGTTTCTTTCGACGCCTCCAGGATCACAGCCAGTTTGTCAACTGCGTTCGTTTCTCTCCAGATGGAAGCCGATTTGTCACAGCTGGAGCTGATGGGCAGGTACTGAAATACCAACTGCATGTGATCTACTACTACTTTGTAATAGTAGCTTGGACTATCACAAAGCAAATTAATATGTAATTAGCCACTGACCACTCTTTcaatgttttagtgttttgggGAAAACAGGCTCTAGATGGAGCATCAGTCATCTTCAGTCTACAGCATAAATATTACACAAATTAAGTGTATTTATGCTCTTAACTTGACTCTTGTGTAAAGTCAAGTTTGAATTATCTCAGGTGCATATTCTTATGTCCAGCTAGAATTACATTTTCCTATCTGCACATcccaaaatatcaaataaaagggtttatttgaaaatataattaaaaagagTTAAATAAGGAGAAAAGACCATTAGTCTTCATGCAACTGCGGAAGGAAGTAGAGACTGTAAGACCGTAGATGTGCAGTTTTACAGAAGTGATAAGGCCACAAAGTTGTTTTGAGAAAAAGAGAAGttggtttaaagttttttttttttttttttttttttcagtgttaagTTTAAACAGGAGGCCTGACGAGGATTAAGTAACAGCCATGACTTGAAAATCAGGTTGCTTCATTTCTGTAGATAAAAGCAGAGGTGTATACTTTAATGTCAGCACAACACAAAGATCTCCTTTGTGTTGCTTGGTCAAACCTAAAGTATTCAAGATGGCTTTTGCTTGGATTGTGAAAGTTGTTGAAAAACCCTTTTTATGTTCTGGTGCTGCTTtcattcatatttaaaaaatgaaagtttattttttttttaaattacacctTCTATTCTGATTGTTTCACAAATAAGGATATCTCTAACACTGTCCCTTAATTACTTTGGCAATGATTTATGTAGATTGTATATCAAATTTTGATAATGCATTAACTAATTATTAATTCACTGTCAGCACTGAAGCAAATATGGCTGGttaggttttgtttgtggtAAGCTTGCCAATTTAACAAAGTCACATTTATCAGTCTAACTTAACAAAGCTGGTTAATTCTTTAATATTACTTTGTAGTGCACCTCTTGGTAAGTTTAAATTGGCTCTTTGTCATCCGTTTGGTGACGTCattaacaaaatgtattttaaatattcttaatttaaaatttcagcTAGGTGGCGCCACTTTATTGGATTCATGTGATTAGTGAAAACTGTTTAgactgttttgtaaaaaggGTGATCTGCAAATGTGTATTCATGAGTATTAGagtaagatttttatttatttttttcatcaagGATGGCTAAACCTATacaaaaaatctatttaaagttCTGATTTTCTACACAAAACGTTCTCTTTGATTTCCACAGATATTTGTCTATGATGGGACAAACGGTGAGCGTGTTGGATCACTGGGTGGAGAGAAGGCCCACAAAGGAGGGATCTATGCTGTAAGTGTTGTTGTAGTCTCTGTATACCTCAACGTCCCTCAGGCTGTTTTGGTGAACAAAGTATGTCTAAAGTAGAAACCTGCACCTGTCGTGCAGtaatttggttaaatgtctgttttttttctttgtcagagtTAGCTAGTCAAACTAGGTATGCTATACACTCTagcttgtgaaaacaaaaaaaaatgactttcagtATTTCCCTATTCAAATCAGACATGGTTTCCTGAAACAACCTTCTATGTCCTCAAGTTGATTAATATGTTACCTTTTAGACTTTTCTGTTGCCTTATTCGTTCCATCAGTCTATTTACAGATGTTCTTTTTACACAAACCTTTAGATATTTGATATGTAAAATGCATTAGATCCTGACAAGAGGATGAAACTTTCATTTGTTCAAACCTTCTGCTTGCAGGTCAGCTGGAGCCCTGACAGTTCCCAGCTGATTTCTGCCTCGGGGGATAAGACGGTGAAGCTGTGGGACGTCGGGGCAGGCACTGCCGTCACCACCTTCAACCTGGGCTCTGAAGTGGCCGACCAGCAGCTGGGCTGTCTGTGGCAGAAGGACCACCTCCTCAGCATCTCTCTGTCAGGATACATCAACTACCTGGACAAGAACAACCCTGATAGGCCCATACGCACCATCAAGGTCAGACTCCAGAGTTTAAAGATGCCAAATCGAGATACCATCAGAAGCttgaggggaggggggaaaaaacaacccTCAGCAAATTCCCACAGGATGCTCGGTGTTTATAAATCCAGGAAGTTATTACAAAGAGGCTGAAACagtgctctttttttgtgtatatGATGCTTTTTCTTAAGCAGTTTTGAACAGTGACTGGAATAATCTGGCACATTTGTCTGTGTGGTACATGGTGGTTTAAAATTATAGTATTTTATGAAGTTTTGACATAAAAGTGTAAACATCTGCCAGGCTGACCCAGTCTATATagcaggagtgtcaaactctAGGCCTCGAGGGCCattgtcctggaagttttaggttttcctgctccaacacacctgattaaaatgatttaattacctcctcaccaaatcaccaagttctccagaagcacgtctataagtcatccatttaaagcaggtgttttaaagcaagaacacatctaaaacatgcaggagagcggcctctgaggaatggagtttgacacatgtgatTTATAGAGTAGATTAATTGCAGTAACTTGTGTTTTAATAGCAGtaatagaaatataaaaaaaaaagcacaacacatGGCTTTTGGGAAAATGAACACTATCAAATCTGGATCATTCTTCCTGGATGGAGGGTATTTTTGTACAGAGCTGGTTTTGTATTTCATATGCATTCTAAATCcatacattgttttatttatttttttaaacagggtcacacaaaatccatccagtgtgtGACAGTTCACAAAAGTGAAGGCCGGTCGTACATCTACTCGGGGAGTCACGATGGACACATTAATATCCTTTCACAGCATGTTTCTATAAAGGCCACTCTGTGGAACAAAAACgttctttttactttgtttaaaactaatcaTTGCCTGTTGCTAAAaggtgaaaggcaggtgataatgtgtttgcttgtgtgtgcTGCATGTTTGTCTGTCCTGAACCATGGGACTgatttcatgaaccactcaaAGTAATCGTAAATACATCGACAACTGATTTTGACTTTTGatttcaagatgaccaccacagcttattgactttaacaaacagaaaaatgacaaaaaacttgttcagtttaacagatattgttctaaaattagatgtggtagtagctgagtcattcacaacacactgcTAATGGA is part of the Kryptolebias marmoratus isolate JLee-2015 linkage group LG4, ASM164957v2, whole genome shotgun sequence genome and harbors:
- the wdr1 gene encoding WD repeat-containing protein 1, which gives rise to MPLEPKHVFASLPQMERGVAKVIGGDPKGNNFLYTNGKCVIIRNIENPAIADIYTEHPHQVTVAKYAPSGFYIASGDVSGKIRIWDTTQKEHILKYEYTPISGKVKDIAWTEDSKRMAVVGDGREKFGSVFLWDSGSSVGELSGHSKLINSVDIRQKRPYRLALASDDASASFFEGPPFKFKFTLGDHSQFVNCVRFSPDGSRFVTAGADGQIFVYDGTNGERVGSLGGEKAHKGGIYAVSWSPDSSQLISASGDKTVKLWDVGAGTAVTTFNLGSEVADQQLGCLWQKDHLLSISLSGYINYLDKNNPDRPIRTIKGHTKSIQCVTVHKSEGRSYIYSGSHDGHINYWDAETGENDCFKGKGHSNQVSKMVMDEGGHLVSCSMDDTLRFTDLNKKEYSASDVVKMDFQPKSVSASVGGLSLVVCIGQLVLLREKKKVFTLDNLGYEAEVGVIHPGGTTAAVGGTDGNVHLYSVQGNTLKDDGKTLEAKGPITDMAYSNDGAYLAVIDEKKVATVYSVADGYSMKNDFYGHHAKPVTLAWSPDNEHFATGGMDMMVYVWTLSDPDKRIKLPDAHRLHHVSGLAWLDEHTLVTTSHDASVKQWTVTY